A genomic window from Rhodococcus sp. KBS0724 includes:
- a CDS encoding ABC transporter permease, giving the protein MVIIVLAAVFADILPLPAYDQISNVYSLPPFQDLSHILGTDQLGRDQLSRALYGARVSLAVAIGATLLALTVGTVVGLLSGYFRGAVDTILGISTDAVLAFPPLILLIALVAVQEPSATTLALGLGAVGAPTFARIARANTIAFASREFVTAARSMGCTDLRIITREILPNVLLPVVSFATIVAAGLVVAEGSLSFLGLGIPPPTPSWGGMIAAGRESLYETPFLVLVPGVFFFLTVFSLNRIGDWARGRVGRESSL; this is encoded by the coding sequence ATGGTAATCATCGTTCTTGCCGCGGTTTTTGCGGACATACTGCCGCTTCCGGCATATGACCAGATCAGCAATGTCTACTCGCTACCTCCCTTTCAAGACCTGAGCCACATTCTCGGCACCGATCAACTCGGCCGAGATCAACTCAGTAGGGCGCTCTACGGAGCGAGGGTCTCGCTTGCCGTGGCAATCGGCGCAACACTGTTGGCGCTCACGGTCGGCACCGTCGTGGGTCTTCTCTCCGGGTACTTCCGCGGTGCAGTCGATACGATATTGGGCATCAGCACCGATGCGGTGCTTGCCTTTCCGCCGCTCATCTTGCTGATCGCCCTGGTTGCGGTGCAGGAACCCAGCGCTACTACCTTGGCACTGGGACTCGGTGCAGTTGGCGCTCCTACCTTCGCCCGAATCGCGCGAGCCAACACTATCGCTTTCGCCTCACGGGAGTTCGTCACTGCAGCAAGGTCGATGGGTTGCACCGACCTGCGGATCATCACTCGGGAAATTCTGCCGAACGTACTACTGCCCGTGGTCTCGTTTGCCACCATCGTCGCCGCTGGGCTTGTCGTAGCCGAGGGTTCCTTGAGCTTCCTGGGCCTCGGCATTCCCCCACCGACCCCGAGTTGGGGTGGCATGATCGCTGCCGGTCGCGAAAGTCTGTACGAAACACCATTTCTGGTTCTCGTGCCGGGTGTCTTTTTCTTTCTGACGGTATTTTCTCTCAACCGCATCGGCGACTGGGCTCGCGGCCGTGTGGGTCGGGAGTCTTCGCTGTGA
- a CDS encoding VOC family protein: MGIGTRFAFTKIFAHDVTSLADFYVATLGLTVKARLDLGEGMDAIEEIILTSGRDDDSSLILWRYLERATPTAGEAVLGFNVPDIEETLRLAELAGGSVTEPPKEFTEMRAIVAFVNDPEGHLLEIVQNF; the protein is encoded by the coding sequence ATGGGTATCGGTACACGTTTCGCCTTCACGAAAATTTTCGCACATGACGTGACGTCACTGGCAGACTTCTACGTGGCAACACTCGGATTGACGGTCAAGGCCCGACTCGACCTCGGCGAGGGCATGGACGCCATCGAGGAGATCATCCTGACGAGCGGCCGTGACGACGACTCCAGCTTGATTCTCTGGCGATACCTCGAGCGCGCAACTCCCACCGCCGGTGAAGCTGTGCTGGGTTTCAACGTTCCGGATATCGAGGAAACGCTACGACTGGCGGAACTGGCCGGTGGTTCGGTAACCGAACCACCCAAGGAATTCACCGAAATGCGAGCCATCGTTGCTTTCGTGAACGACCCTGAGGGACACCTACTCGAGATCGTCCAGAACTTCTAG
- a CDS encoding ABC transporter substrate-binding protein, translating into MSRRRTTSAIAASAIASALLLTSCSGAGTASVSEPAGEPQRGGTINYSYNTEPQSVDPATCAIGIGLAPCQAVFGALMYYDIESGEFEPGMAESLTTEDGQTWMLELRPNMTFTDGTPFDADAVAFNWQRILDPALLSSSAVTAKSISWEVIDPQTVKITADKVNHQLPLSFTEDLAFIGSPTAIAAKGPDFGNSPVGAGPFTLTSWSRGSEMVLDRNPNYWDQPRPYVDRVVMKTIAADDQRFNALQAGELDIMAVTLQKYADRAEAAGLKVTAANLMGGGGVRIANRGALADQDVRDAVGKLIDNEQIVAAVYSGEPVATAFSPENSPLYDPEATWPERDVEGAQKLIDGYRARNGGQDIVLKYVTVAGSPVLAQVSELLQAQLQEVDGLKLEIAALDGGAFASAMIGGNYDLIVSSLGGANPERLYKVFHTNGSSNNSGYSNAVVDQALDITHSSNDPAEVEEAYKTAIRELVDTSAYRFWLHAVTRMLTAQDVNGVEVAYQYWFRPELAWIQQ; encoded by the coding sequence ATGTCGAGACGTCGAACAACCTCAGCAATTGCAGCATCAGCCATCGCATCGGCACTGCTCCTGACTTCGTGCTCCGGAGCGGGGACGGCGTCAGTTAGCGAACCCGCCGGTGAACCGCAGCGCGGTGGAACCATCAACTACTCGTACAACACCGAACCTCAGTCGGTGGATCCGGCTACGTGCGCTATCGGTATCGGTCTCGCGCCCTGCCAGGCTGTGTTCGGCGCCCTGATGTATTACGACATCGAGTCGGGCGAATTCGAACCTGGAATGGCCGAGTCACTCACCACCGAGGACGGTCAGACCTGGATGCTCGAACTGCGCCCGAACATGACCTTCACCGACGGAACACCGTTCGACGCAGACGCCGTCGCGTTCAACTGGCAGCGTATCCTCGATCCCGCCCTCCTTTCGTCGAGCGCTGTGACTGCAAAGTCGATCTCGTGGGAGGTGATCGATCCACAGACTGTCAAGATCACCGCCGACAAGGTCAATCACCAACTGCCGCTGTCTTTCACAGAGGACCTCGCGTTCATCGGATCTCCCACGGCTATCGCGGCGAAGGGCCCCGATTTCGGCAACTCCCCGGTAGGCGCGGGACCGTTCACACTGACCTCGTGGTCACGTGGTAGCGAGATGGTTCTCGATCGTAATCCGAACTACTGGGACCAGCCGCGCCCCTACGTCGACCGAGTCGTGATGAAGACAATTGCCGCGGACGATCAACGGTTCAATGCCTTGCAAGCCGGCGAACTCGACATCATGGCTGTGACACTTCAGAAGTATGCCGATCGGGCTGAAGCCGCTGGGCTGAAGGTCACGGCGGCAAATCTGATGGGGGGTGGTGGTGTTCGCATTGCCAACCGCGGCGCCTTGGCCGACCAAGATGTTCGTGATGCAGTGGGCAAGCTCATCGACAACGAACAGATTGTTGCTGCCGTCTATTCGGGCGAACCTGTGGCAACGGCGTTCTCGCCGGAGAACAGCCCGCTCTACGATCCCGAGGCCACCTGGCCCGAACGCGACGTCGAGGGAGCCCAAAAGCTCATCGACGGCTACCGAGCACGCAATGGTGGCCAGGACATCGTTCTGAAGTACGTCACTGTGGCGGGCAGCCCCGTGTTGGCGCAGGTTTCCGAACTGCTGCAGGCCCAACTCCAGGAAGTAGACGGGCTGAAGCTCGAAATCGCAGCCCTCGACGGCGGAGCGTTTGCCTCTGCGATGATCGGCGGCAACTACGATCTCATCGTCAGTAGTCTCGGCGGAGCCAATCCCGAGCGACTGTACAAGGTTTTCCATACCAACGGATCAAGCAACAACAGCGGCTACTCGAACGCGGTGGTCGATCAGGCACTTGACATCACTCACTCGTCGAACGATCCAGCCGAGGTCGAAGAGGCCTATAAGACAGCGATACGTGAACTCGTAGACACTTCGGCATACCGATTCTGGCTACATGCCGTCACTCGAATGCTGACCGCACAGGACGTCAATGGTGTCGAGGTCGCATACCAGTACTGGTTCCGCCCCGAGCTTGCCTGGATCCAGCAGTAA
- a CDS encoding ABC transporter ATP-binding protein — protein MTTTLDAVDIVDESTPSVLEVSDLRVWFDTPRGMVRAVDGVTLDVQAGRTLGVVGESGSGKSVLSRAVMNILAPSAVIQPRSRIEIEGRDTASLSKAQARDLWGSRVAMVFQDPMTSLTPVLTIGHQLTETLRRHMNLSKAEALTRAEELLIWVGIPDPRKRLNQYPHNMSGGMRQRVVIALALACSPRLLIADEPTTALDVTVQHQVLNLLARLQGENGMSMILITHDLGVVAGRTDEIAVMYAGRIVEQAPTRVLFREMRHPYTQALLRSIPRFSDPSHTRLHAIPGRPPSVIDPEPGCAFAARCLHARPRCLVETPALAPTDGVDDRHRHACFFPVGTPSGDQAVAYNLREGRSAAGLPIDERNVL, from the coding sequence ATGACAACAACACTTGACGCAGTTGACATAGTCGACGAGTCGACACCGTCGGTTCTCGAGGTGTCCGATCTACGGGTGTGGTTCGATACGCCACGCGGCATGGTCCGAGCCGTGGATGGCGTCACTCTCGACGTGCAAGCGGGCCGCACCCTCGGCGTGGTGGGCGAGTCGGGATCCGGGAAATCGGTGCTGTCGCGAGCTGTGATGAATATCCTCGCACCGAGCGCTGTCATTCAACCTCGATCGCGAATCGAGATCGAGGGCCGGGACACCGCATCTCTGTCCAAGGCGCAGGCTCGCGATCTGTGGGGGTCACGCGTTGCCATGGTTTTCCAGGACCCCATGACGTCGTTGACGCCGGTCCTGACTATCGGGCATCAGTTGACCGAGACACTGCGGCGTCATATGAATCTGAGCAAGGCCGAGGCTCTGACCCGGGCAGAGGAACTCCTCATCTGGGTCGGTATCCCGGACCCGCGGAAGCGTTTGAACCAATACCCGCACAACATGTCCGGCGGTATGAGGCAACGTGTGGTCATCGCACTCGCACTCGCATGCTCCCCTCGCTTGCTCATTGCAGACGAACCCACCACCGCGCTCGATGTGACGGTCCAGCATCAGGTTCTCAACCTGTTAGCCCGACTTCAGGGCGAGAACGGCATGTCGATGATTCTCATCACGCACGATCTCGGTGTCGTGGCCGGCCGCACCGACGAGATAGCCGTGATGTACGCCGGACGCATCGTCGAACAAGCTCCGACAAGGGTCCTCTTCCGAGAAATGCGTCATCCGTACACACAGGCCCTGCTCCGGTCGATTCCACGGTTCTCAGACCCTAGTCACACTCGCCTTCATGCAATTCCCGGACGTCCGCCGTCTGTAATCGACCCGGAGCCTGGTTGCGCGTTTGCCGCCAGATGTCTCCACGCACGCCCGCGATGCCTGGTCGAAACGCCGGCGTTGGCTCCCACCGACGGGGTCGATGATCGTCACCGGCATGCATGTTTCTTTCCTGTGGGGACTCCGTCCGGGGATCAGGCTGTCGCCTACAACCTGCGCGAAGGTCGTTCTGCAGCAGGTCTTCCCATCGACGAAAGGAACGTGCTCTGA
- a CDS encoding Dabb family protein produces MYNVTRIVHADKSASSEAWDEAVVSVTAAGEGAGAIRQVVSRTLPGVINGGDLIVHLQFTDEASWKLASGALDGSFVHPAIERFHGVEYRSGSAGRSTINTCNGVYRTLLLRVAPGTEPSSVEHFESDLLRMPALVSSIGAWRLSRVTTAVGPTPWTHVWEQEFTDHASLLGQYLDHPIHWGVVDRWFDPECTDVIVRDRVCHSFCSIDDMVLAGD; encoded by the coding sequence ATGTATAACGTCACACGAATTGTCCATGCCGACAAAAGTGCATCTAGCGAGGCCTGGGACGAGGCCGTTGTCTCCGTGACAGCTGCGGGCGAAGGGGCCGGTGCTATCCGCCAGGTTGTATCGAGAACTCTGCCAGGAGTAATCAACGGCGGCGATTTGATCGTCCACTTACAGTTCACGGACGAAGCATCGTGGAAATTAGCGAGCGGCGCACTCGACGGCAGCTTCGTTCATCCGGCGATCGAACGGTTCCACGGCGTCGAGTACCGCTCAGGATCGGCCGGACGGTCGACGATCAACACTTGTAACGGTGTTTACCGAACGTTGCTCCTGCGAGTTGCGCCAGGCACCGAACCGAGCAGCGTCGAGCATTTCGAAAGCGATTTGTTGCGGATGCCTGCGCTCGTCTCGTCTATCGGTGCATGGCGGCTGAGCCGTGTCACAACGGCCGTCGGTCCGACGCCGTGGACACATGTGTGGGAGCAGGAATTCACCGATCATGCTTCATTGCTCGGACAGTACCTCGATCATCCGATCCATTGGGGTGTCGTAGACCGTTGGTTCGATCCGGAGTGCACCGACGTCATCGTCCGCGATCGTGTCTGCCACAGTTTCTGCTCGATCGACGACATGGTTCTTGCCGGCGATTGA
- a CDS encoding ABC transporter permease, with product MVKSRNVSRYLAKLAAVLLLVSLATFLLLELIPGDPIDALLPDGATEEMRAAANERFGLDGPMLQRYFEWLGNALQGDLGRSIQSQVPVADAIVERLPVTLELAFVSILLALLIAVPVGVYSAYRPGGLVDRVTTLICAVTLSIPSFLLGVLLVFVFAVTLGALPVTGWTPLSEGLVPHLRSLALPVITLAALEAVGFIRLLRNDMIATLQQDFVLSARARGLSAPRILLAHALRPSAFSLLTVMGVALGRLIGGTVIVESIFSLPGLGSLVLTSITGRDLFMIQGIVLVVAVGYVLLNALVDLTYPLLDPRVRTT from the coding sequence ATGGTGAAGAGCCGGAACGTAAGTCGGTATCTGGCCAAGCTGGCAGCCGTGCTGCTGCTGGTGAGCTTGGCGACATTTCTCCTCTTGGAGTTGATTCCGGGAGATCCGATCGATGCCTTGCTTCCGGACGGGGCCACAGAGGAGATGCGGGCCGCGGCGAACGAGCGATTCGGCCTCGACGGACCGATGTTGCAGCGATACTTCGAATGGCTCGGTAATGCCTTACAGGGCGATCTCGGGCGATCGATTCAATCGCAGGTACCGGTGGCCGACGCGATAGTCGAGCGTCTACCCGTCACTCTGGAACTTGCTTTTGTGTCGATCCTGCTCGCTCTGCTCATTGCCGTTCCTGTGGGCGTGTACTCGGCTTACCGGCCCGGCGGTCTCGTCGACCGGGTAACAACACTGATCTGCGCTGTGACACTGTCGATTCCGAGCTTTCTCCTCGGTGTGCTGTTGGTGTTTGTTTTTGCAGTCACCCTGGGTGCGCTTCCTGTCACCGGATGGACTCCGCTGTCCGAGGGATTGGTTCCCCACCTGCGCAGCCTGGCACTTCCCGTGATAACCCTTGCCGCTTTGGAAGCAGTCGGCTTCATCCGGTTGCTACGCAACGATATGATCGCAACACTTCAGCAGGATTTTGTACTGTCGGCCAGAGCACGTGGGCTTTCCGCTCCGCGGATTCTATTGGCCCACGCATTGCGCCCATCCGCCTTTTCTCTCCTGACGGTCATGGGAGTAGCACTCGGACGTCTGATCGGCGGAACCGTGATCGTGGAGTCAATCTTCTCGCTTCCTGGACTGGGTTCCCTTGTGCTGACATCGATCACCGGCCGAGACCTGTTCATGATCCAGGGCATCGTTCTGGTCGTCGCCGTGGGATATGTACTCCTCAACGCACTGGTGGACCTCACCTATCCATTGCTAGATCCGAGAGTGAGAACAACATGA
- a CDS encoding ABC transporter ATP-binding protein: MAGTGTAHLREAENPVLRVHNLVVEYSTGGGEKFAAVADISLDILRGETLGLVGESGCGKSTVAKAIMQLPRPTSGKVLFDGRDLAAMSASELRSERRRLQMIFQDPISSLNPLRRVRHIVAEGLDVAGKGSRSERAAAVDDMLSVVGLDPEVAGDRRPHEFSGGQCQRISIARAIVVEPDLVVCDEPVSALDVSVQAQILNLLEDMKQRYGLTLLFIAHDLAVVKNVSDRVVVMYLGKICEVASPDSLYAAPRHPYTEALLAAIPEPDPMATPTEDALVGELPSPHDPPSGCRFRTRCPRADSLCSAEEPVIREVEPNHFVACHFPLSEPNDRKQP, from the coding sequence ATGGCCGGTACTGGTACCGCGCATTTGAGAGAGGCCGAGAATCCGGTACTTCGAGTGCACAATCTTGTTGTCGAATACTCCACCGGAGGCGGCGAGAAGTTCGCGGCCGTAGCCGATATCAGTCTCGACATACTTCGCGGCGAAACGCTGGGGTTGGTGGGCGAATCCGGTTGCGGCAAGTCCACAGTCGCAAAAGCAATCATGCAACTTCCCAGACCGACGTCCGGTAAGGTGCTATTCGACGGCCGTGACCTCGCCGCGATGTCCGCTTCCGAGTTGCGATCCGAGCGTCGCAGGCTGCAAATGATCTTTCAGGACCCAATTTCTTCACTCAACCCACTCCGACGCGTTAGGCATATCGTTGCCGAAGGCCTCGACGTAGCGGGTAAGGGCAGTCGCTCCGAACGAGCTGCGGCGGTAGACGACATGTTGTCGGTCGTAGGGCTGGATCCGGAGGTCGCCGGAGATCGTCGGCCACATGAATTCTCCGGTGGTCAGTGCCAACGGATCTCGATTGCTCGAGCCATCGTTGTCGAACCCGATCTGGTTGTGTGTGACGAACCGGTGTCTGCACTTGACGTCTCGGTGCAGGCGCAGATCCTGAACCTCCTCGAAGACATGAAGCAAAGGTATGGATTGACACTTCTGTTCATCGCCCACGACCTCGCGGTGGTGAAGAACGTCAGCGACCGAGTGGTGGTGATGTACCTGGGAAAGATCTGCGAGGTCGCTTCCCCGGACTCGCTGTATGCAGCACCTCGCCATCCGTATACCGAGGCTCTTCTTGCCGCAATTCCCGAACCCGACCCCATGGCGACGCCCACCGAAGATGCACTGGTCGGCGAACTGCCGTCACCACACGATCCGCCCAGCGGTTGCAGATTTCGCACGCGATGCCCGAGGGCGGATTCGCTCTGTTCCGCAGAGGAACCCGTGATCCGCGAAGTTGAGCCGAACCATTTTGTCGCATGCCACTTTCCACTGTCCGAACCGAACGATAGGAAGCAGCCATGA
- a CDS encoding NADH:flavin oxidoreductase, which translates to MTRSDGPDIFSPAKLGPVRLRNRTIKAATYENMARDGLVTDPLIDFHVAHARGGVAMTTVAYCAVAPDGRTDGHQIVWRDEAMPGLRKLTDAVHDAGAAISAQIGHSGPVNNGKSTGTRPIAPSRHFNKQFFRAVGPATREDITRVVKAHGNAARMAIDAGFDAVEVHLGHNYLASSFLSPKLNRRDDKYGGSLQNRARLALEILHEVREAAQDRLGIITKLNMDDGVPGGFWIDEACQVAQWIEESGTVDALEMTAGSSLLNPMYLFKGDSPIAEFAAAVPEPVRSGIKLVGKHVLREYPYYDGYLLDDALQIRAAVDMPMILLGGVTNKQTMDRAMAEGFEFVAMGRALLREPDLINRIAADSAVRSLCNHNNKCMTTIFTGTRCVLVPQDLPSPIPGESSSTRAVTRVP; encoded by the coding sequence ATGACTCGATCTGATGGACCCGACATTTTCTCGCCGGCGAAGCTTGGTCCGGTTCGCCTGCGTAATCGCACTATCAAGGCAGCCACTTACGAGAATATGGCTCGCGACGGTCTGGTCACCGACCCGTTGATCGACTTCCACGTCGCACATGCCCGTGGCGGTGTTGCCATGACGACCGTTGCCTACTGCGCCGTGGCACCTGATGGACGCACCGACGGCCATCAGATCGTGTGGCGCGACGAGGCTATGCCAGGTCTCCGCAAGCTGACCGATGCGGTTCACGATGCGGGCGCGGCGATCTCGGCTCAGATAGGACACTCGGGGCCGGTCAATAACGGGAAGTCGACTGGCACTCGGCCCATCGCCCCGAGTCGGCATTTCAACAAGCAGTTCTTTCGCGCTGTCGGCCCAGCTACACGAGAAGACATCACAAGGGTCGTGAAGGCGCACGGAAATGCTGCGCGGATGGCGATCGACGCAGGATTCGACGCTGTCGAGGTGCATCTCGGGCACAATTATCTGGCAAGTTCCTTCCTCAGTCCGAAACTGAACCGTCGGGATGACAAATACGGTGGCTCACTGCAGAATCGAGCCCGACTGGCGCTCGAGATTCTTCACGAGGTCCGTGAGGCAGCACAGGATCGCCTGGGCATCATCACCAAATTGAATATGGATGACGGTGTCCCTGGCGGCTTTTGGATCGACGAGGCATGTCAGGTCGCACAATGGATCGAGGAGTCGGGCACTGTCGACGCTCTGGAGATGACAGCGGGAAGTTCGCTGCTCAATCCTATGTACTTGTTCAAGGGGGATTCCCCGATCGCCGAGTTCGCTGCTGCTGTGCCGGAACCTGTTCGATCAGGAATCAAGCTTGTCGGCAAACATGTCCTTCGCGAGTACCCCTACTACGACGGGTACTTACTCGACGATGCATTGCAGATCCGAGCAGCGGTCGACATGCCGATGATTCTTCTCGGCGGTGTGACGAACAAGCAGACCATGGATCGTGCGATGGCGGAAGGTTTCGAGTTTGTCGCGATGGGACGTGCGCTGCTACGGGAGCCGGACCTGATCAACCGAATCGCGGCGGACTCAGCGGTTCGTTCGCTCTGCAATCACAACAACAAATGCATGACAACTATCTTCACCGGGACACGATGTGTCCTCGTTCCCCAGGATTTGCCGTCGCCGATTCCCGGCGAATCGTCGTCGACTCGCGCAGTGACGCGGGTGCCCTGA
- a CDS encoding VOC family protein: MSEIKALGYVRVDATDIDRWRELAFDVLGFAEGSGPEEGALHLRMDERGARLVIAPAAIDRVTAVGWEVRDQSALARLRERLEGLGHVVKPMSLEEADARGVEEAFSMDDPGGTPLEFFHGPVLDHSPVLTGYGQKFVTGDQGLGHVVVPSPNFDETYRFYTETLEFLPRGAFRMPAPPEYGPMRIRFLGVNQRHHSLALMPVPEGKDPGLVHVMVEVEDLDTVGRALDQVMKRDFPVSSTLGRHTNDKMISFYVRVPGGWDIEFGTEGALVDESYYTSEEITADSYWGHEWLWAKEMAANAAE, from the coding sequence ATGAGCGAGATCAAGGCCCTGGGGTATGTCAGGGTGGACGCAACCGACATCGACAGATGGCGGGAGTTGGCCTTCGACGTATTGGGATTCGCCGAAGGATCCGGCCCCGAAGAGGGAGCGCTACACCTACGGATGGATGAGCGTGGTGCGCGTCTGGTGATCGCACCGGCTGCGATCGACCGGGTGACGGCCGTCGGATGGGAGGTTCGTGATCAGTCGGCGCTTGCGCGACTTCGCGAGCGACTCGAGGGTTTGGGGCACGTAGTCAAGCCGATGTCCCTCGAAGAAGCCGATGCCCGTGGTGTCGAGGAGGCATTCTCGATGGACGATCCGGGCGGAACACCGTTGGAGTTCTTCCACGGGCCGGTGCTCGATCACAGCCCTGTACTGACCGGCTACGGTCAGAAGTTCGTTACGGGTGATCAGGGCTTGGGTCACGTCGTCGTGCCGAGCCCGAATTTCGACGAAACGTATCGCTTTTACACCGAGACACTGGAATTCCTGCCCCGAGGCGCTTTCCGAATGCCGGCTCCGCCGGAGTACGGGCCCATGCGCATCCGGTTCCTCGGAGTGAATCAGCGTCACCACAGTCTTGCTCTGATGCCTGTTCCAGAAGGCAAAGACCCAGGCTTGGTGCATGTGATGGTCGAGGTCGAGGATCTGGACACGGTTGGACGTGCGTTGGACCAGGTGATGAAACGGGACTTCCCTGTTTCGTCGACCCTGGGCCGACACACAAACGACAAGATGATCTCGTTCTACGTCCGGGTTCCGGGTGGCTGGGACATCGAGTTCGGAACCGAGGGAGCCCTGGTCGACGAGAGTTACTACACGTCGGAAGAAATCACTGCGGACAGCTATTGGGGCCACGAGTGGTTGTGGGCCAAGGAGATGGCTGCAAACGCGGCAGAGTGA
- a CDS encoding acyl-CoA dehydrogenase family protein has product MSHQVLDNIVALADDLRARAEEAESLGRLPDDMAKGLKNSGIIRMLARKEYDGFEAHPRDFSEAVMKTASVYGSAGWVAGIVGVHPWQLAMADPKVQQEVLGSDSDTWQASPYMPGGVATPVDGGYIMSGRWQFSSGTDHCDWIFLGAMIGDKNGAPLMPPQGLHVILPRSDYEIVDDSWDVVGLRGTGSKDIIVTNQFIPSYRVMDAGKVIDGTAAQEYGVTETLYKMPWSTMFPLGITSATIGIAEGVLAAGIAYQRERVGATGAAIKDDPYTLHALGEAASEIDASRQQLLSQVDRIFDKVDAGQTISFEERALVRRNQTRAAWRAVRAADEIFDRSGGNALRNDNPLQRFWRDAHAGLHHAIHVSSIPYHSSALSSLGAEPQGTLRIMI; this is encoded by the coding sequence GTGAGCCATCAAGTTCTTGACAACATCGTCGCTCTCGCAGACGACCTGCGTGCTCGCGCAGAAGAAGCAGAGTCGCTAGGTCGACTTCCCGACGACATGGCGAAGGGTCTCAAGAACTCTGGGATCATCCGCATGCTTGCACGCAAGGAGTACGACGGGTTCGAAGCACATCCCCGAGACTTTTCCGAAGCGGTGATGAAGACAGCCAGCGTGTACGGTTCGGCGGGCTGGGTGGCCGGCATCGTCGGCGTACATCCGTGGCAGTTGGCTATGGCGGATCCCAAGGTTCAGCAGGAAGTGCTGGGTTCGGACAGTGACACGTGGCAGGCATCGCCGTACATGCCGGGTGGCGTCGCGACCCCGGTTGACGGCGGTTACATCATGTCCGGTCGCTGGCAGTTTTCTTCCGGTACCGACCACTGTGACTGGATCTTCCTCGGAGCGATGATCGGCGACAAGAACGGTGCGCCGCTCATGCCACCGCAGGGGCTGCATGTCATTCTGCCTCGATCCGACTACGAAATAGTCGACGACAGTTGGGATGTCGTTGGCCTGCGCGGTACCGGAAGTAAAGACATCATTGTCACAAACCAATTTATTCCGAGCTATCGAGTAATGGATGCGGGTAAGGTCATCGACGGTACTGCTGCGCAGGAGTACGGCGTCACCGAAACGCTGTACAAGATGCCCTGGTCGACGATGTTCCCGCTGGGGATTACCTCCGCCACTATCGGGATCGCGGAAGGTGTTCTCGCCGCGGGGATTGCATATCAGCGGGAGCGTGTCGGAGCAACGGGCGCAGCGATCAAGGATGATCCATACACCTTGCATGCCCTGGGTGAGGCCGCATCGGAAATCGACGCATCGCGGCAGCAGTTGTTGAGTCAGGTCGACCGCATATTCGACAAGGTTGATGCAGGACAAACGATTTCATTCGAGGAACGAGCACTTGTGCGGCGGAACCAGACTCGCGCGGCCTGGCGTGCCGTGCGTGCTGCCGACGAGATTTTCGACCGATCAGGCGGCAATGCACTTCGGAACGACAATCCGCTGCAACGATTCTGGCGAGATGCGCATGCGGGTCTGCACCACGCTATTCACGTGTCGAGTATTCCGTACCACTCGTCGGCGCTCAGTTCACTCGGGGCAGAGCCGCAGGGAACATTACGCATCATGATCTAG